ATAAAATATCCCTGTAATAAAAAATTAAATCTTCAATAAAACGTTCAGGATCCTTACCATCCGCCACTAAACGGTTAACAGCCTGTATAGCTGTTGGTGTTTCACCATCTCGAATGGATTCAACAACATTAGCCAGCAACTCTTGAGAAACCATCCCTGTCACCGACCGAACATCGGCGACCGTCACCTTATTTTCACTAAAAGCAACCACTTGATCAAGAATGCTTAGAGCATCACGCATACCGCCTTCACACGCTTGAGCTATTAATTGTAACGATTGGTCTTCAACATCAATACTCTGTTCATCAGAAACGTGTTTGAGACGATCAACAATTGCTTCAATCGAAACGCGTTTAAAATCAAACCGTTGGCAACGTGATATGATTGTCAACGGAATTTTATGCGGTTCCGTTGTGGCTAAAATAAAGATAACATGCTTAGGTGGCTCTTCTAAAGTTTTTAACAAGGCATTAAACGCACCTGGTGACAGCATATGCACTTCGTCTATGATGTAGACTTTGTATCTGACAACACTTGGAGTATATTTAACGGTTTCACGAATGTCACGAATCTCATCAACACCATTATTTGATGCTGCGTCCATTTCGATAACATCAGATAAGTCACCGTTGGTTATACTTCGACAAGCATCGCATTCATTACACGGTTCGGCCACCGGTGCCTGTTCACAATTGACAGCTTTCGCAAACAATTTAGCGGCGCTGGTTTTGCCTGTCCCTCTAGGGCCGCTGAAAAGGTAAGCGTGGGAAAATTTCTCACGAAGAAGCGCATGCTGCAATGTTTGCGTAATTGCCTCTTGACCGGCCATATCTGCAAATGTTTGCGGACGAAACATTCTGTATAAGGCTTGGTACCCCATGCTTACCCCTCCATCAATCGTCTGTTAATTCCCATTATACCTATATCAAATATTGAATTCAAAACCTTTAACATCTTCAAGCATAAAAAACCGCTGGCAAAGCATGCCAGCGGTTGTTATATTATGTATTCAATGCCGTGCCCTTCCGTCGACCCTGCATTCACGGGCGCTTCATGAGCAGTTGGCTCGACCCGGGCAGCCCCGCGGCACATGGAAGATCCCACTTACTGCTGCTTCCTTCCGGATCTGACAGGGTTCGTAGGTTCCCATTGCGCAGGACCCAGGTGTCAACACCACTTACTCAAGGCAGACCCCGCAAACACAAGGCCTTGGGAAGGCATTCAACCTCGCTATAGCGGATTGCGAGTACAGGGCACCGCTACCTCCCCGCCTAGCACGGCAATTTTGATAACATTGTTAGGTGCGCTCAATGGCGCATTCTTCAGTATAACCCATCTTATTACATCAAAGCAACTGGTAAATTATAGATGCCTTGTGTAAAAATGGCGGAGGCGAGAGGATTCGAACCCCCGCGACGCGTGAACGCCCTAGCTGATTTCGAGTCAGCCCCCTTCAGCCAACTTGGGTACGCCTCCGTATAACACCGTCATATCAACGGTTACTTGCATTAGTTCCATGCAAGTCATCAACGTGACATCAATCATCTTAACATACCAGACTAACGGAGACAAGCATTTTTAAAAGGCTAACTGTTTCTTTCCCTAAGTTTCTTAAAAAAACTTGTTAAAAGCCCAGCGCATTCACTTGCCTTCACGCCCGAAATGACCTCAGTCACATGGTTAAAACGACCATCTTCTGGTAAATTCATTAAGGTGCCGCAACAACCTGCCTTGGGGTCTGATGCACCAAATATAACCCGCCCCACGCGAGACTGCAAAATGGCCCCTGCGCACATCGGACATGGCTCTAAGGTGACATAAAGATCACAGTCTTCTAGCCGCCAAGTGCCCAATCGCTGACTTGCTTTCTCAATAGCTAACAATTCGGCATGAGCCGTCGGCTGCTGAGTCGACTCCCGTAAATTATATCCAGAGGCCAGTACTTTGCTATCCTTGACGATAACCGAACCAATTGGGACTTCCTCCACTGCTTCAGCACGTTTCGCCTCTTCAATTGCCTTATCCATAAAAAAATCGTAGTCGGTCATCAGTTTGTCAGTCCTTTAATTGTTCAGTTGAAATATTAACAGTTTTAGCATCCGGAAGTCCTTTTTTGATTAACATGTTAAT
This window of the Tuberibacillus sp. Marseille-P3662 genome carries:
- the dnaX gene encoding DNA polymerase III subunit gamma/tau, whose product is MGYQALYRMFRPQTFADMAGQEAITQTLQHALLREKFSHAYLFSGPRGTGKTSAAKLFAKAVNCEQAPVAEPCNECDACRSITNGDLSDVIEMDAASNNGVDEIRDIRETVKYTPSVVRYKVYIIDEVHMLSPGAFNALLKTLEEPPKHVIFILATTEPHKIPLTIISRCQRFDFKRVSIEAIVDRLKHVSDEQSIDVEDQSLQLIAQACEGGMRDALSILDQVVAFSENKVTVADVRSVTGMVSQELLANVVESIRDGETPTAIQAVNRLVADGKDPERFIEDLIFYYRDILLYQSAPEMSELLTRTGADDRFKEVATTVKAQEIYQIIHRLNDTQQEMKWTNHSRVFLEIAMVKLCQSQTESRPVAESSSPDVEALQTKVQQLESKIEHLQDRPVTAQDQRPSQSRSTSRQTGRKNDKGYNVRSGHLKEVLNQASKQQLKDLRSNWADIMERVRKTNVAAHAWLLESKPVASSDHAFLQAFKYDFHCQMVAENKNDVLDMVEAIVQEITGQGKKMYPVPAEQWEQTKQNYIEEKESKKEGQQPDQSRDTENQSVEQDNRDPVIAEAEKLVGSDLLEIKD
- the tadA gene encoding tRNA adenosine(34) deaminase TadA; protein product: MTDYDFFMDKAIEEAKRAEAVEEVPIGSVIVKDSKVLASGYNLRESTQQPTAHAELLAIEKASQRLGTWRLEDCDLYVTLEPCPMCAGAILQSRVGRVIFGASDPKAGCCGTLMNLPEDGRFNHVTEVISGVKASECAGLLTSFFKKLRERNS